The Drosophila mauritiana strain mau12 chromosome 2R, ASM438214v1, whole genome shotgun sequence genome has a segment encoding these proteins:
- the LOC117135930 gene encoding titin — MKTTIVEERSVNETIETIATSSGSVQETIEIVNIDGSVAPKHRHHHHHHRHHHHHERQENVEVVATEEVILVENAPKSRKHHHHKQRTSPPPPLPQTSPPFLTPTEEVGLNVVWEPQAFWNQSSPNPSTDLDLSPDNEVVDVEENMDTTSASDEFTTVVWQSETKESIRETQKHTRVVEEEIIIDQLDPPPYAPPALQVQTGFFPVAQQPPLSPIAELVQTDVVVESVDPPLPPTGYIPRINLKPTETIVESVEVIVPAQIQQEPEFIPQPGFVARIVENIEVAAASNSSLVPPQKSYYPRSGLVETLVEDIEVVKDDAPVQSGYIPGNVEVKSIVENIDADSPFLLPANGFDTDESIVENIEVSTEVDDSPFLLPVDGFDSEPVYVESIIENIEVPPSQPVLQISDQSVVPAGFVESAVENIQVIETEDSPFLLPTENDYTPQAGNVESIIETIEVTTEVEPTLRPSTQIDNLPRSGFVESIVENIEVTNEVDPPQPALPSDVVTQSGLVESIVENIEVTEIVDTQAPAPAQTGFVESVVERIDVTEEVEPPMRPPLPLSYPPRSGFVESIVENIEVEQVTPPYQPPQQIDIVPQTGFVETFVEDIEIKESVLPPIQNGYAPQGGVVETIVEEVEVVPDPPRQSIVTTDYMPRASLVQELVVESLEVTPTSSPPPEQFPFISRESLIVPDDYVEVEEVTPYNTAPHSPIVEVERLSEAEAYVEIIEVTPVNTPPSSPPPQRPIEVGFLPRPSLAETAVVVESVEVTPTPTPPPSPALKLIIPPSNPIPSEVIVESVDVTPVPSPPFKPPAKTLNNFILTDLVIDDPPFVEVVEREVVVESANNGQVTEVIEVTEEIIQPVTPIGTVLVGEVSEQNSDKFGKRYSLSAALADGQQQEQGKPETNQSPPIQKRDKPTEPPKRRCCQCKCIIS, encoded by the coding sequence ATGAAAACGACAATCGTGGAGGAGAGGAGTGTGAATGAAACGATAGAAACAATAGCCACGAGCAGTGGCTCCGTCCAGGAGACCATCGAGATTGTGAATATCGATGGATCTGTAGCACCGAAGCACCGTcaccatcatcaccatcacaGACATCACCATCACCACGAAAGGCAGGAGAATGTTGAAGTTGTGGCGACAGAGGAAGTGATTCTTGTGGAGAATGCACCGAAATCAAGGAAGCATCACCATCACAAGCAAAGGACTTCTCCACCACCACCCCTGCCGCAAACCTCACCACCATTCCTGACCCCCACTGAAGAGGTGGGTCTCAATGTGGTGTGGGAACCCCAGGCCTTTTGGAACCAGTCCTCACCCAATCCCTCCACTGATCTAGATCTCTCCCCGGATAACGAGGTTGTCGATGTAGAGGAGAATATGGATACTACTTCAGCTTCCGATGAATTCACCACTGTTGTTTGGCAATCGGAGACAAAGGAGTCTATTAGGGAAACCCAGAAGCACACTAGAGTGGTGGAGGAGGAAATAATAATTGATCAATTGGACCCACCACCGTATGCACCACCTGCACTACAAGTGCAGACAGGATTCTTCCCAGTGGCTCAACAGCCCCCACTTTCACCCATCGCAGAATTGGTGCAAACAGATGTGGTGGTGGAATCGGTGGATCCTCCACTGCCACCAACAGGTTACATTCCTAGAATCAATCTAAAGCCAACGGAAACTATTGTCGAGAGTGTCGAGGTCATCGTTCCCGCTCAAATTCAACAAGAGCCGGAGTTTATTCCGCAGCCGGGATTTGTGGCCAGAATTGTGGAGAATATAGAAGTTGCTGCAGCATCTAATTCTTCACTGGTTCCACCTCAAAAGAGTTATTATCCTCGGTCAGGTTTGGTGGAGACTTTGGTGGAGGATATCGAAGTGGTAAAGGATGACGCTCCTGTTCAGAGTGGTTATATTCCCGGAAATGTTGAAGTGAAATCGATTGTGGAAAATATAGATGCTGATTCTCCTTTTCTTCTCCCTGCCAATGGATTCGATACTGATGAGTCCATTGTGGAAAACATTGAAGTCTCGACAGAAGTAGATGATTCTCCATTTCTGCTTCCAGTTGATGGCTTTGACTCTGAACCAGTCTATGTGGAATCGATTATTGAAAATATAGAAGTCCCACCATCTCAACCTGTCCTGCAAATATCGGATCAAAGTGTTGTTCCTGCAGGCTTTGTCGAGTCTGCGGTGGAAAACATACAAGTCATAGAAACGGAAGATTCCCCATTCCTGCTACCCACTGAAAATGACTATACTCCTCAGGCAGGCAATGTGGAATCAATAATAGAAACTATAGAAGTAACTACGGAAGTGGAACCCACATTAAGACCATCAACACAAATTGATAATCTACCTCGATCTGGTTTCGTGGAATCCATTGTAGAAAACATTGAAGTCACTAATGAGGTTGATCCCCCACAGCCTGCACTTCCAAGTGATGTGGTCACTCAGAGTGGTCTAGTAGAATCGATAGTGGAAAACATAGAAGTCACAGAAATAGTGGATACACAAGCTCCGGCTCCAGCACAAACTGGATTTGTGGAGTCGGTAGTGGAACGTATAGATGTCACGGAAGAAGTTGAACCTCCAATGCGACCACCTCTTCCGCTCAGCTATCCTCCTCGTTCAGGATTCGTAGAATCGATCGTGGAGAATATAGAAGTCGAACAGGTTACTCCTCCTTATCAACCTCCCCAGCAAATCGACATTGTTCCTCAAACAGGTTTTGTAGAAACATTTGTAGAGGATATTGAAATCAAAGAATCTGTGCTACCGCCAATACAAAATGGATATGCACCCCAAGGAGGAGTAGTTGAAACAATTGTCGAAGAAGTAGAAGTCGTACCCGATCCTCCACGTCAATCCATAGTGACAACCGATTATATGCCCCGTGCAAGTTTGGTTCAAGAACTGGTTGTGGAATCACTTGAGGTTACACCAACATCATCGCCTCCACCCGAACAATTTCCCTTCATTTCCAGAGAGAGCCTAATCGTACCTGATGATTACGTGGAGGTGGAAGAAGTCACCCCTTATAACACGGCACCTCATAGTCCAATAGTGGAAGTGGAAAGATTGAGCGAAGCCGAGGCTTATGTGGAGATTATTGAAGTTACACCAGTTAATACTCCACCAAGTAGTCCCCCACCCCAGAGGCCCATTGAAGTGGGTTTCCTCCCCAGACCCAGCTTAGCCGAAACGGCGGTGGTTGTGGAATCAGTGGAGGTAACTCCAACTCCTACACCGCCACCAAGCCCAGCACTGAAACTCATAATACCACCGTCGAATCCGATTCCATCGGAGGTGATTGTGGAGTCAGTGGATGTCACACCAGTACCATCTCCACCCTTCAAGCCACCAGCGAAGACACTTAATAATTTCATTCTAACTGATCTGGTCATCGACGATCCCCCATTCGTAGAAGTGGTGGAAAGGGAAGTGGTTGTGGAGTCCGCAAACAATGGCCAAGTCACTGAGGTTATTGAAGTCACGGAAGAGATCATACAACCTGTCACACCCATCGGAACTGTCTTAGTGGGTGAAGTGTCCGAGCAAAACAGCGACAAATTTGGCAAGCGTTATTCCCTAAGTGCGGCACTGGCTGATGgacagcagcaggagcagggaAAGCCGGAAACGAACCAGTCACCACCGATCCAAAAACGAGATAAACCCACCGAACCACCGAAGCGTAGATGTTGCCAGTGTAAATGCATCATTTCCTAA